One genomic segment of Nerophis lumbriciformis linkage group LG20, RoL_Nlum_v2.1, whole genome shotgun sequence includes these proteins:
- the LOC140679629 gene encoding uncharacterized protein codes for MRTHTDNKTDCFKNKTCKTTLSCSVSGTKCSKKSSLTEDMRTHTGEKTLDCSDCGKSFCYKSSLTQHLRTHTGERPFDCSVCGKSFSTNPSLTRHMRTHTGERPFDCSVCGQSFSHTTSLTYHMRTHTGEKPYNCTVCHKGFSRNKLTQHMRTHTGERPFNCSLCGQSFSLKTALTQHIKSHAGEKQGICPVCSKSIHKSSLAKHMRTHTGERPFDCSVCGKGFTQRCHLTQHMSTHTGEKQFNCSVCSKNFTQRYHLTQHMRTHTGEKPFSCSVCCKSFSHSGSLPQHMRTHTGEKPFSCSICRKGFSSRLNLTRHKMKHVG; via the coding sequence atgaggactcacactgacaacaaaactGACTGCTTTAAAAATAAGACATGTAAAACAACTTTGAGCTGCTCAGTTTCTGGTACAAAATGTTCTAAAAAGAGCAGTTTGACTGaagacatgagaacacacacaggagaaaaaactttagattgttcagattgtggtaaaagcttttgTTACAAGAGCAGTCTGACACAACATCtgagaacacacacgggagaaaGACCATTTGATTGTTCAGTCTGCGGTAAAAGCTTTTCTACAAACCCcagtttgactcgacacatgagaacgcacacaggagaaagacCATTTGATTGTTCGGTCTGCGGTCAAAGCTTTTCACACACGACCAGTTTGACTtaccacatgagaacacacacaggcgaAAAACCATATAATTGTACGGTTTGCCATAAGGGCTTTTCTAGAAACaagttgactcaacacatgagaacgcacacaggagaaagacCGTTTAATTGTTCACTTTGTGGTCAAAGCTTTTCTCTCAAGACTGCTTTGACTCAACACATCAAATCACACGCAGGAGAAAAACAAGGCATTTGTCCAGTTTGCAGCAAAAGTATACACAAGAGCAGTTTGGCTAAACACATGAGGACGCACACAGGTGAAAGACCATTTGATTGCTCAGTATGCGGTAAAGGCTTTACGCAACGGTGCCATTTGACTCAACATATGAGTacccacacaggagaaaaacaatTCAATTGTTCAGTTTGTAGTAAAAACTTTACCCAACGGTACCATTTGacacaacacatgagaacacacactggagaaaaaccatttagttgttcagtttgctgTAAAAGCTTTTCTCACAGTGGAAGTTTgcctcaacacatgagaacgcacactggagaaaaacccttcAGTTGCTCAATTTGTAGAAAAGGCTTTTCCAGCAGACTCAATTTGACTCGACACAAAATGAAACACGTGGGATAA